One segment of Gilliamella sp. ESL0441 DNA contains the following:
- a CDS encoding NADH-quinone oxidoreductase subunit N, protein MQLSFSLTLPTFSNFSKEKILAIETPPTAPTASDNNTTESKITNDNITLENNSTEHKHVVKAPKHSSRLKLNEDNTDWVSQEITTLFTCDGYGLLYSSLILMISIIVSCLAFRWFKQEQTSQGLFYLILVFMALGGVTLMYASHLMAFFIGVELLSIPFIGLIGYQYIQTHSLEAAVKYMILSTIASAFLLMGIAFYYAASGELTFSGLSYQLSTMTSQSPLLLMGVCLMLVGIGFKLSLVPFQLWLPDVYQGSPTIVALLLSTVGKVAIFCAIARLFLLAPIVNNETIRIILVFMAFFSILWGNLFAFIQSSLKRLLAYSSIAHFGYLFIALIAVQYQVLALETIGVYLIGYTLANITVLGVISLESHSNELRDHENEIDLSGLFWRRPILASAMGVGLLSLAGMPLTVGFIGRFLLILLGVTAELWWLMAAVVIGSALGLYFYARLVINLYLRPNCRDDQLVNNPLMNIKWQDFRLSEVLIAISALLIIICGVYPKWIFNLVTMAQYLST, encoded by the coding sequence ATGCAACTATCTTTTTCTTTAACTCTTCCAACATTTTCAAATTTTTCTAAAGAAAAAATACTTGCTATTGAAACTCCACCTACAGCCCCTACGGCATCAGATAACAATACGACAGAAAGTAAAATTACTAACGATAACATAACGTTAGAAAACAATTCAACTGAGCATAAACATGTTGTAAAGGCGCCTAAACATTCTTCACGCCTGAAACTAAACGAAGATAATACTGATTGGGTGTCACAAGAAATCACCACACTTTTTACATGTGATGGATATGGTTTACTTTATAGTAGTTTAATTTTAATGATATCAATTATCGTAAGCTGCTTAGCATTTCGTTGGTTTAAACAAGAACAAACTTCACAAGGCCTGTTTTATTTAATATTAGTTTTTATGGCGTTAGGCGGTGTAACGTTAATGTATGCTAGCCATTTAATGGCTTTTTTTATTGGCGTTGAATTACTCTCCATTCCTTTTATAGGACTCATTGGTTACCAATATATTCAAACTCATTCACTAGAAGCCGCCGTAAAATATATGATTTTATCTACTATTGCTAGTGCATTCTTGCTTATGGGCATAGCATTTTATTATGCCGCATCTGGTGAATTAACCTTTAGTGGTTTAAGTTATCAATTATCAACAATGACATCTCAAAGTCCATTGTTATTAATGGGTGTCTGTTTAATGTTAGTGGGTATCGGTTTTAAACTATCTCTCGTGCCTTTTCAACTTTGGCTACCGGATGTCTATCAAGGTTCACCAACGATTGTTGCCTTATTATTATCAACCGTTGGTAAGGTTGCTATCTTTTGTGCTATTGCTAGATTGTTTTTATTAGCCCCGATTGTAAACAACGAAACCATACGTATTATTTTAGTGTTCATGGCATTCTTTTCAATTTTATGGGGGAATTTATTTGCATTCATACAAAGTAGTTTAAAAAGGCTATTAGCTTATTCCTCTATTGCCCATTTTGGTTATTTATTCATTGCTTTAATTGCGGTGCAATATCAAGTATTAGCATTGGAAACCATTGGAGTATATCTAATTGGTTATACCCTTGCCAATATTACAGTTTTAGGTGTAATAAGTTTAGAATCACATTCGAATGAATTACGCGATCATGAGAATGAAATCGATTTATCCGGATTATTTTGGAGACGTCCAATTCTTGCCTCAGCTATGGGAGTGGGTTTATTATCCTTAGCTGGTATGCCGTTAACAGTCGGTTTTATTGGTAGATTTTTATTAATTTTATTAGGGGTGACAGCCGAATTATGGTGGTTAATGGCAGCTGTCGTTATTGGTAGCGCACTGGGACTTTATTTTTATGCTCGCTTAGTTATCAACCTTTATTTAAGACCAAATTGTCGTGATGATCAGCTTGTAAATAATCCCCTCATGAATATTAAATGGCAAGATTTTCGATTGAGTGAAGTTCTTATTGCAATATCAGCATTACTGATAATAATTTGTGGTGTTTATCCGAAATGGATATTTAATTTAGTCACCATGGCTCAGTACTTGTCTACTTAA